One stretch of Chitinophaga pendula DNA includes these proteins:
- a CDS encoding family 2A encapsulin nanocompartment shell protein produces the protein MAQTPIKQTALGDVAARQLAIATRTVPQLSTISPRWLTHLLSWIPVESGIYRVNKVKDANSVQVDCSARDERELPSTYVDYIENPREYLLSAVNTVLDVHTRVSDLYSKPYNQISEQLRLTIETIKERQESELINNREYGLLHSIAPTQRIRTRTGAPTPDDLDELITKVWKEPGFFLLHPLTLAAFGRECTRRGVPPPTVSLFGSQFITWRGIPLIPSDKVPIEGNLSKILLIRTGESRQGVVGLFQPGLPGEQTPGLSVRFMGINDKAIASYLVSLYCSLAVLVDDAIAVLDDVVIDHYHEYKY, from the coding sequence ATGGCACAAACTCCTATCAAACAGACAGCCTTAGGTGATGTAGCTGCGAGGCAGCTGGCCATTGCCACCCGGACGGTACCTCAATTGTCTACGATTAGTCCTCGCTGGCTAACACATTTGTTGAGCTGGATACCGGTAGAATCGGGTATTTATCGTGTAAATAAGGTAAAGGACGCTAACAGCGTGCAGGTAGATTGTTCTGCGCGGGATGAGCGGGAACTGCCCTCCACCTATGTTGACTACATTGAAAATCCGCGGGAGTATCTATTGAGCGCGGTCAATACGGTACTGGATGTACATACGCGGGTATCGGACCTTTACAGTAAGCCTTACAACCAGATCAGCGAGCAGTTGCGTCTTACTATTGAGACGATCAAGGAGCGGCAGGAGAGTGAGTTGATCAATAACCGGGAGTATGGGTTATTGCATAGTATTGCGCCGACGCAGCGTATCAGGACCCGTACGGGAGCTCCTACGCCGGATGACTTGGATGAGCTGATCACTAAAGTATGGAAGGAGCCCGGTTTTTTCCTATTACATCCTCTTACGCTTGCGGCATTTGGCCGGGAGTGTACGCGTCGGGGGGTTCCACCACCTACGGTATCTCTATTTGGTTCACAGTTCATTACCTGGCGGGGTATTCCTCTGATCCCTTCTGACAAGGTGCCTATTGAAGGTAATTTGTCCAAGATATTGCTGATACGTACCGGTGAGAGTCGTCAGGGTGTGGTGGGGCTGTTCCAGCCAGGTTTGCCGGGGGAGCAGACGCCAGGGCTTTCTGTGCGTTTTATGGGCATTAATGACAAGGCTATTGCGTCTTACCTGGTATCGCTGTATTGTTCGCTGGCGGTGCTGGTGGATGACGCTATTGCTGTATTGGATGATGTTGTAATAGATCATTACCATGAGTACAAATATTAA
- a CDS encoding import component protein, producing MNQKTLAIISYVSIIGWLIAYFQYKNREEKNSLVRYHLGQSLGVVLLSVMLNIGLYVIVTVAPALGTLMALAGVIPLILMILGIITAAGEQCKPIPVIGKALEGRFVFLN from the coding sequence ATGAATCAGAAAACTTTAGCCATCATCTCCTACGTTTCTATCATCGGCTGGCTCATCGCCTACTTCCAATACAAAAACAGGGAAGAGAAAAATAGCCTGGTAAGATACCACCTGGGACAATCCCTCGGCGTAGTATTGCTCTCTGTTATGCTCAACATCGGACTCTATGTTATAGTGACAGTAGCCCCCGCATTAGGTACCCTAATGGCGCTGGCCGGCGTAATCCCACTGATCCTCATGATATTGGGTATCATCACCGCCGCTGGCGAACAATGCAAACCAATACCCGTAATTGGTAAGGCCCTCGAAGGAAGATTCGTCTTCCTCAACTAG
- a CDS encoding thioredoxin family protein, translating to MRTFILTVASCTLLLLQAPLLIAQQAGIRFEKATTVAALIQKAKTLKKPIFIDAYATWCGPCKSMDAEVYPQKLTGDYFNKNFINAKFDVDAGEGAKLAEKYKISSIPAYLVISPDGKLLHRGMGYKAAEELVAFGKQSLDNTGNYAYWENTYTSGKYKPSFLLAYAHIMLNEFTDLEKAKPAFDKYIAQPDIAYNDSTLFVLNQLLSTDIANESYKNLYAAHAKDFTAGVKEKRQLYMAYAGYFLVTHTKEIFGDQSDLNKLENDVKAVLPEATTPIMSMIRYSLASDKENPDMPKMLELADKVAGLLYDTDEEKAAFYNDLSWKTFELNEEKPDEGMVKAALKLSLLSIALRQEFANTDTAAQLYGLLKDKANAIKYGKQALELAEKEGMAAEDTQKTRDLVNQLAAN from the coding sequence ATGAGAACATTTATCCTGACTGTAGCATCCTGCACGTTGCTATTGTTACAAGCTCCATTACTGATAGCCCAGCAAGCCGGTATCCGTTTCGAAAAAGCAACTACCGTGGCGGCTTTAATACAGAAAGCCAAAACACTCAAAAAGCCAATATTCATAGACGCTTACGCTACCTGGTGCGGCCCCTGCAAAAGCATGGATGCCGAAGTATATCCCCAAAAACTCACAGGCGATTACTTCAATAAGAACTTCATCAACGCAAAATTTGATGTCGACGCCGGAGAAGGAGCAAAATTGGCAGAAAAATATAAGATCTCCTCCATCCCCGCCTACCTGGTCATCTCACCAGATGGCAAATTGCTGCACCGCGGCATGGGATACAAAGCAGCCGAAGAACTGGTCGCTTTCGGAAAACAGAGCTTGGACAATACAGGCAACTACGCCTATTGGGAAAATACCTATACCTCCGGTAAATACAAGCCGTCCTTCCTGCTGGCTTACGCTCATATCATGCTGAACGAATTCACAGACCTGGAAAAAGCAAAACCGGCCTTCGATAAATATATCGCCCAGCCAGATATCGCATACAACGACAGCACCTTGTTCGTACTTAACCAGCTACTGAGCACAGATATCGCTAACGAAAGCTACAAGAACCTGTATGCCGCTCATGCGAAAGACTTCACCGCAGGCGTAAAAGAAAAACGCCAGCTGTATATGGCATATGCCGGCTACTTCCTGGTAACACATACGAAGGAAATATTCGGTGACCAAAGTGATCTCAACAAATTGGAAAATGATGTAAAAGCAGTCCTGCCGGAAGCAACAACACCAATAATGAGCATGATCCGCTACTCACTCGCCAGTGATAAAGAAAATCCGGATATGCCTAAAATGCTGGAACTCGCAGACAAAGTAGCCGGACTACTCTATGATACTGATGAGGAAAAAGCAGCCTTCTACAACGACCTGAGCTGGAAAACCTTCGAATTAAATGAAGAAAAACCCGATGAAGGAATGGTAAAAGCCGCATTGAAGTTATCTTTATTATCCATCGCACTGCGCCAGGAATTTGCCAACACAGATACCGCAGCGCAACTGTACGGATTGCTGAAAGATAAAGCCAATGCCATAAAATATGGCAAACAAGCCCTCGAACTGGCCGAAAAGGAAGGAATGGCCGCAGAAGACACACAAAAGACCCGCGACCTGGTCAACCAGCTAGCGGCTAACTAA
- a CDS encoding DUF1842 domain-containing protein, which produces MSQTSNETQHNEVGLFQVSYRISSGLIGAPVFHVNLTVSTVTQKVGGIGTITQTRHRPVQLETNLSGNYFVLPILPPQEHSLSVHLTGLPFIPHPLNNVVPHPNVELYMRLDAHWQAGIATFSYFEDGTKITINDAKVQKVKFADVVPV; this is translated from the coding sequence ATGAGCCAGACATCCAATGAGACACAACATAATGAAGTAGGCTTATTCCAGGTAAGTTATCGTATCAGCAGTGGGTTGATCGGTGCGCCAGTGTTCCATGTGAACCTGACGGTATCGACCGTTACCCAGAAGGTAGGGGGAATAGGTACTATTACGCAAACCAGACATCGTCCGGTACAACTAGAAACCAATCTAAGTGGTAACTATTTTGTGCTTCCTATATTGCCTCCGCAGGAGCATTCACTAAGTGTACATTTAACAGGTCTTCCTTTTATCCCTCATCCATTAAATAACGTAGTACCTCATCCGAATGTGGAGTTGTATATGCGGCTTGACGCCCATTGGCAGGCAGGCATTGCCACATTCAGCTATTTTGAAGATGGAACCAAGATAACCATTAATGACGCGAAGGTACAGAAGGTTAAATTTGCCGATGTAGTACCCGTATGA
- a CDS encoding serine O-acetyltransferase, which translates to MENEPLHAFIALLHKNHRAEWEASPSAQDAIRWLTNLYQFLFPNDHLNKQSQYIGILKKNQIDLINLLLSYLDPKDIDIEQIVTDFYSSLATIYEQLRQDASKTYACDPAATSIQEVIVSYPGFYAIAVYRIAHRLSQLHIPILPRILSEHAHGKTGVDIHPDASIAAPFFIDHGTGIVIGATAVIGRNVSIYQGVTLGAAQVSKELSAVKRHPTVEDDVIIYARTTILGGNTVIGHHSIIGGSVFLTKSVAPYSHVFNTHQLRIDVKHQAIRGDEGH; encoded by the coding sequence ATGGAAAATGAGCCCCTACACGCGTTCATTGCGTTGTTGCATAAAAATCACCGGGCGGAGTGGGAAGCCAGTCCCTCTGCGCAGGATGCGATCCGGTGGCTGACCAACCTTTACCAGTTCCTGTTTCCTAATGATCATTTGAATAAACAATCGCAGTATATTGGTATACTGAAGAAGAACCAGATAGACCTTATCAACCTGTTATTGAGTTATCTGGACCCCAAGGATATCGATATAGAGCAGATAGTGACTGATTTCTACAGTTCACTGGCAACTATATACGAACAGCTGCGGCAGGATGCATCCAAGACTTATGCATGTGATCCTGCTGCTACGAGTATACAGGAAGTGATTGTTTCTTATCCGGGTTTTTATGCTATTGCGGTGTATCGCATTGCTCACCGGTTATCGCAGCTACATATTCCGATATTGCCCCGTATACTCAGCGAGCATGCGCACGGTAAGACGGGGGTGGATATTCATCCTGATGCCAGTATAGCGGCGCCATTCTTTATTGATCATGGTACGGGTATAGTCATAGGGGCGACGGCGGTGATCGGCCGTAACGTGAGTATCTACCAAGGCGTTACGCTAGGAGCTGCTCAGGTCAGTAAGGAGTTATCTGCTGTAAAGCGGCATCCTACGGTGGAAGACGATGTGATCATCTATGCCAGGACCACCATCCTGGGAGGCAATACGGTAATCGGGCATCACAGTATTATTGGCGGCAGTGTGTTTCTCACGAAGAGCGTGGCGCCTTATTCCCATGTATTTAATACTCATCAACTGCGTATAGATGTAAAACATCAGGCGATAAGAGGAGATGAAGGACATTGA
- a CDS encoding ABC transporter permease yields the protein MVFNYIKIAWRNLLKNKIYSAINILGLAIGVAVTILIGLWVYHEYSYDKFLPGYQQVYQVKRNFDSNGNILTFNTTSLKLANTLRNEIPEIKYLAETDWSSHHGLKVGDRKFYQRGMIVGEDFLKIFQFPLLQGDVASVLKDPFSIVLSASTAIALFDSEDVIGKTVRVDNLHDLKVTGILKDIPSNSTLQFQYLVPFKYLVQINANVKATINGSYGDNGFQQFIALQPGASLEKVAAKIQHIEKTEKSFNAQHSEVILHGMDRWHLYSQHKNGKEAGGFIEYVRIFSIIGILVLIIACINFINLTTARSEKRAKEIGIRKAIGSLRAQLIIQLLMESFLYTVMAFGIALIVVQLVLPAFNQLTGAILSLPLRAPLFWVAIAGGIIVTALLAGSRPAFYLSSFHPIKTLKGRIQNGKAAGFSRKALVVVQFSCSIILIISTIVIYQQMQYVKQRPTGYNIARLVSTNMNNELSGSYDALRAELLSSGLVEHVSASSSHPTGIYWHTNIEQWPGKIENESIEMGVISVTRDYFHTMGIQLLQGHPFRAGQDSMDIILNQTAVTRLRLKDPIGTTILWNGKSRHIAGVVNDALMSSPFTTPEPTMFLAVDHPASDDVMLYRLSANVQTSVAMEKLSRIFNKYEPAFPYTYDFTDNDYNEKFKQEVLTGRLSGLFAALAIFISCLGLFGLATYTAEQRTKEIGLRKVLGASVSQLWLLLTQDFLLLVGISCLIASPLAFYFLQQWLDQYDYRIRIHPGVFLMAALIAILITLLTVSFQTVRAALANPVKNLRTE from the coding sequence ATGGTATTCAATTATATTAAAATAGCCTGGCGCAACCTGTTGAAGAACAAAATATACAGTGCTATCAATATCCTGGGATTAGCTATTGGTGTGGCAGTAACAATACTGATAGGGTTATGGGTGTACCATGAGTATTCTTATGATAAATTCTTACCCGGGTATCAACAGGTGTACCAGGTAAAAAGGAATTTTGACAGCAATGGCAACATACTGACTTTCAATACTACGTCATTGAAGCTGGCCAATACATTACGTAACGAGATACCGGAAATCAAATACCTGGCAGAGACAGACTGGTCGTCTCATCACGGGCTTAAAGTAGGTGACAGGAAATTCTATCAGCGCGGTATGATCGTAGGTGAAGATTTTCTTAAGATATTCCAGTTTCCGCTTTTACAAGGTGACGTTGCATCGGTGCTAAAAGATCCTTTTTCTATTGTGCTCAGTGCCAGTACTGCTATCGCGCTGTTCGACAGTGAGGACGTAATCGGGAAGACAGTGCGGGTAGATAATCTGCATGATCTGAAGGTGACGGGTATTTTAAAGGATATTCCTTCTAATTCGACATTACAATTCCAGTACCTGGTACCGTTCAAGTATCTTGTACAGATCAATGCCAATGTAAAGGCCACGATCAATGGTAGTTATGGTGACAACGGATTTCAGCAGTTCATTGCTTTACAGCCTGGCGCTTCTCTTGAAAAAGTAGCTGCTAAGATCCAGCATATCGAAAAGACGGAGAAAAGTTTCAATGCACAGCATTCGGAGGTGATACTGCATGGTATGGACCGTTGGCACTTGTATTCACAACACAAGAATGGAAAGGAAGCTGGTGGTTTTATTGAGTATGTGCGGATATTCAGTATCATCGGTATATTGGTATTGATCATTGCCTGTATCAACTTTATCAACCTCACCACTGCACGCTCGGAGAAACGGGCCAAGGAGATAGGTATCCGTAAGGCTATCGGGTCATTGCGTGCTCAACTGATCATTCAGTTGCTTATGGAGTCTTTCCTTTATACTGTTATGGCTTTTGGTATTGCGTTGATCGTGGTACAGCTGGTGTTGCCTGCCTTTAATCAACTCACGGGTGCTATTTTGTCTCTTCCTTTAAGGGCGCCATTATTTTGGGTAGCCATAGCCGGCGGTATCATTGTCACTGCGTTACTAGCGGGTAGCCGGCCAGCTTTTTATCTTTCTTCCTTTCATCCTATCAAGACGTTGAAGGGCCGGATACAAAACGGGAAGGCTGCCGGTTTTTCCCGGAAGGCATTGGTGGTGGTACAATTCTCCTGTTCGATCATCCTGATCATCAGTACAATTGTAATATACCAGCAGATGCAGTATGTGAAGCAGCGACCGACGGGATATAACATAGCGCGGCTGGTAAGTACCAATATGAACAATGAGCTCAGCGGTAGCTACGATGCTTTACGCGCAGAGTTGCTGAGTAGCGGCCTTGTGGAGCATGTATCTGCTTCCTCAAGCCATCCTACCGGTATTTATTGGCATACTAACATAGAACAATGGCCCGGCAAGATAGAGAATGAAAGTATAGAGATGGGGGTGATCAGTGTAACGAGGGACTACTTTCATACGATGGGCATCCAGTTGTTGCAGGGGCATCCGTTCCGGGCCGGGCAGGATTCTATGGACATTATCCTGAACCAGACTGCGGTGACCCGATTACGGTTAAAAGATCCTATCGGTACGACTATTCTTTGGAATGGGAAATCCAGGCATATAGCCGGGGTGGTGAATGATGCGCTGATGTCGTCTCCTTTTACTACTCCTGAGCCAACTATGTTCCTTGCAGTGGACCACCCTGCGAGTGATGACGTGATGTTATACCGGCTTTCTGCCAATGTGCAAACCAGTGTAGCGATGGAAAAGCTATCGAGGATATTCAACAAATATGAGCCTGCCTTTCCTTATACATACGATTTTACGGACAACGATTACAATGAAAAGTTCAAGCAGGAGGTGCTCACCGGGCGTCTTTCGGGACTGTTTGCGGCATTGGCGATATTTATATCCTGTCTGGGGTTATTTGGTCTTGCCACCTATACTGCGGAGCAACGTACGAAGGAGATAGGCTTACGGAAAGTGTTGGGGGCCTCTGTCTCCCAGCTATGGTTGTTGTTAACGCAAGATTTTTTATTGCTGGTGGGTATCAGTTGCCTGATCGCCTCTCCGCTTGCCTTTTATTTCCTTCAGCAGTGGCTGGACCAATATGACTATCGCATCCGTATACACCCGGGGGTATTCCTGATGGCCGCATTGATCGCTATTCTGATCACCTTGCTTACGGTGAGTTTTCAGACGGTACGTGCAGCGTTGGCCAACCCTGTCAAGAACCTGCGTACGGAATAA
- a CDS encoding Crp/Fnr family transcriptional regulator, translating to MQQYFDALIRHADNYNPLTPDEQARLPLYFTYRKIKRKELLVKEGEVACCTYFVVKGCLRSYRIDPHGVERINFFAIEDWWISDLHSFLTKQPATSFVEALEDTHLLQQTRDEQLCMFDEIPKFERIFRILHENYSVAMQNRILETNSISAEQRYENFSLKYPQFEQRIPQKYIASYLGITPEFLSMIRSKKAKRRHQ from the coding sequence ATGCAGCAATATTTCGATGCACTCATCCGTCATGCGGACAATTACAATCCTCTTACGCCCGACGAACAGGCCCGCCTGCCACTTTACTTTACATACAGAAAGATAAAAAGGAAAGAACTGCTGGTCAAAGAAGGAGAGGTCGCTTGTTGTACCTACTTCGTAGTAAAAGGTTGCCTGCGGTCATATCGGATCGATCCGCATGGCGTAGAGCGTATCAATTTCTTCGCAATAGAGGATTGGTGGATATCCGATCTGCATAGCTTCCTCACCAAACAACCGGCAACCAGTTTCGTAGAAGCACTCGAAGATACACACCTGCTACAACAGACCCGCGACGAACAACTGTGCATGTTTGATGAAATACCCAAATTCGAACGCATCTTTCGCATATTGCACGAAAACTATTCCGTAGCTATGCAAAACCGGATACTGGAAACCAACTCTATATCTGCAGAACAACGCTACGAAAACTTCTCCCTGAAATATCCACAGTTCGAACAACGGATCCCACAGAAATACATCGCCTCCTACCTGGGTATCACCCCCGAATTCCTCAGTATGATACGTAGCAAAAAAGCAAAACGGAGACACCAATAA
- a CDS encoding family 2A encapsulin nanocompartment cargo protein cysteine desulfurase: MSTNINLEALEQLANQFFRSLPGEPVPVAPLPAVAPPEDPLLHPGNGVNLAHPQTSFPDPHVSGKGVSPGYSQSPAQPGLATGLPGRINDGIPASIAGSGVSPTLPYQYDHVLDHLLPYVRQEYIPSQQVPVQPGPFYYFLAGQQALARPPFDVQLIKQDFPILQQRVNGRPLTWLDNAATTQKPKQVIDRIKYFYEYENSNIHRAAHTLAARATDAYEGARNKVQHFINARSPDEIVFVRGATEAINLVAKSWGEQFLEPGDEIIVSHLEHHANIVPWQQLVQKKGLKLQVIPVDEDGQVILEAYSRLLNSRTKLVSFTQVSNALGTITPAQQIVSLAHAAGAKVLVDGAQSVSHMKVDVQQLDADWFVFSGHKVFGPTGIGVLYGKEALLNETAPWQGGGNMISDVTFAHTQYHVAPARFEAGTGNIADAVGLGAALDYVGKIGIDHIYQYEHALLQYGTRLLQEVPGLRLIGTASEKASVLSFVLRGFRTEEVGEALSAEGIAVRSGHHCAQPILRRFGVESTVRPSLAFYNTCADIDLLVHVLHQLVQRKRS; this comes from the coding sequence ATGAGTACAAATATTAACCTGGAGGCGCTGGAGCAGCTGGCGAACCAATTTTTCCGTTCGCTACCTGGAGAGCCGGTACCTGTGGCCCCTTTACCTGCTGTTGCGCCACCTGAGGACCCGTTATTACATCCAGGTAATGGGGTGAACCTGGCGCATCCGCAGACTAGTTTTCCGGATCCACATGTATCGGGTAAGGGGGTGAGTCCTGGTTATTCGCAGTCACCGGCACAGCCCGGACTTGCGACGGGGTTACCTGGCCGGATAAACGACGGTATCCCCGCTTCTATAGCTGGCAGTGGCGTATCGCCGACGCTTCCTTACCAGTATGATCATGTATTAGATCACTTGCTACCCTATGTACGGCAGGAATATATTCCCTCTCAGCAGGTACCGGTCCAGCCGGGACCTTTTTATTACTTCCTGGCGGGGCAGCAGGCATTGGCCAGGCCACCATTTGACGTGCAGCTGATCAAGCAGGATTTTCCTATTCTACAGCAGCGTGTGAATGGGCGGCCATTAACATGGCTCGACAATGCGGCGACCACGCAGAAGCCGAAGCAGGTGATAGACCGGATCAAATACTTTTATGAGTATGAGAATTCGAATATTCACCGGGCTGCTCATACGCTGGCAGCCAGGGCTACGGATGCCTATGAGGGGGCACGTAACAAAGTGCAGCATTTCATCAATGCCCGTTCTCCCGATGAGATTGTATTTGTGCGCGGGGCAACAGAAGCTATCAACCTGGTGGCGAAAAGCTGGGGGGAGCAATTCCTGGAACCCGGTGATGAGATCATTGTCAGCCACCTGGAGCACCATGCCAATATTGTACCCTGGCAACAGCTGGTACAAAAGAAAGGCCTCAAATTGCAGGTGATACCGGTTGATGAGGATGGGCAGGTGATATTGGAGGCTTATTCCCGTCTGCTGAACAGTAGGACCAAGCTGGTTTCGTTCACACAGGTATCGAATGCGCTGGGGACGATCACGCCGGCACAGCAGATCGTTTCATTGGCACATGCGGCAGGCGCCAAGGTGCTAGTGGATGGGGCTCAGTCGGTATCGCATATGAAGGTGGATGTACAGCAGCTGGATGCTGACTGGTTTGTGTTTTCCGGGCATAAGGTCTTTGGTCCTACTGGTATAGGGGTTTTGTATGGCAAGGAGGCATTATTGAACGAGACGGCTCCCTGGCAGGGCGGTGGTAATATGATCTCTGATGTGACTTTTGCGCATACCCAGTATCATGTTGCTCCTGCCAGGTTTGAGGCCGGCACGGGTAATATTGCCGATGCGGTAGGGCTGGGTGCAGCACTTGATTACGTGGGCAAGATCGGAATAGATCATATCTATCAATATGAGCATGCTTTGTTACAGTATGGGACACGCTTGCTGCAGGAGGTACCTGGTCTGCGACTGATCGGAACTGCCAGCGAAAAAGCCAGTGTATTGTCTTTTGTGCTGCGGGGATTCCGTACGGAGGAGGTAGGTGAGGCACTTAGTGCGGAAGGTATTGCCGTGCGATCCGGACATCACTGTGCGCAGCCTATCCTGCGAAGGTTCGGTGTGGAAAGTACGGTAAGGCCCTCGCTGGCTTTCTATAATACCTGTGCGGATATTGATCTGTTGGTACATGTATTACATCAGCTTGTTCAACGAAAACGTTCCTGA
- a CDS encoding DoxX family protein has product MKNVLFRTGDHLSGPILRLTIFIAILPHGLQLAFGWLGGSGYSATMEYLHGSMHLPVIIAFLTIALQVIGPLALLVGFASRLFAFAMTILFIGMILTAHLHNGFFMNWLGNQPGEGFEYHLLVIGILCGILVSGAGKYAVDRLLSND; this is encoded by the coding sequence ATGAAAAACGTTTTGTTTCGAACAGGAGACCATCTCTCCGGACCTATTTTAAGATTGACCATATTCATAGCAATACTCCCGCATGGATTACAACTGGCATTCGGCTGGTTGGGCGGATCAGGTTACTCCGCTACCATGGAATACCTGCATGGCAGCATGCACTTACCAGTTATCATCGCCTTCCTGACCATTGCCCTGCAGGTTATCGGACCTCTGGCATTACTGGTAGGTTTTGCCAGCCGCCTGTTCGCATTCGCGATGACCATACTCTTTATCGGAATGATCCTGACAGCACACCTGCACAATGGTTTCTTCATGAACTGGTTGGGCAACCAACCGGGCGAAGGTTTTGAATACCATCTACTGGTAATAGGGATCTTATGTGGTATCCTGGTGAGCGGCGCCGGCAAATATGCCGTAGACCGCTTACTGTCAAACGACTGA
- a CDS encoding M23 family metallopeptidase, whose amino-acid sequence MKNTLRKTQLWCLSTLLISTLACTKSVVTAPTDNTAPSPETEQAAAARVSSPVPGYSVTYRYGIKNPKYAAGYHTGDDYAAPVGTKVIAVRNGTIAWSNNNGGAYGRWIGLRADNGRDYIYCHLSVRSVSMGAKVTAGQKLGEVGATGNVTGPHLHFEDRPKGGGYGNDRKPTW is encoded by the coding sequence ATGAAAAACACACTCCGGAAAACCCAGCTATGGTGTCTGTCCACACTGCTCATCAGCACACTTGCATGTACTAAATCGGTTGTCACAGCACCCACTGACAACACCGCCCCCTCACCAGAAACAGAACAGGCTGCCGCTGCCAGAGTAAGCTCCCCCGTACCGGGTTATAGCGTAACCTATCGTTACGGAATCAAAAATCCCAAATATGCAGCCGGATATCATACCGGCGACGACTACGCAGCGCCCGTCGGCACGAAGGTAATAGCCGTACGCAACGGTACCATCGCCTGGTCCAATAACAATGGCGGCGCCTATGGCCGCTGGATAGGGCTACGCGCCGATAATGGCCGCGATTACATCTATTGCCACCTCTCTGTCCGCTCAGTAAGTATGGGCGCAAAAGTTACCGCAGGACAGAAATTAGGCGAAGTAGGCGCCACCGGTAATGTAACAGGCCCTCATCTGCACTTCGAAGATCGTCCCAAAGGAGGCGGTTATGGCAATGATCGCAAACCAACCTGGTAA